AATATGGCCAGTGGGCCAGAGAAAAAAAGCATTAAGGTACGAAGACAGAAAGAAAAAGCGTAACCGCTAATTCAAAAATTGCTCCAGCTGAAATCAAGACTAACCGCTCACTTTTCCCCTAACGGTTATAGCGGGTACGTATAAAATCCACACAAATAAATAtcctcaaaattttcaaaaaaaaaatattttcatctCAATCTGCATTGGTATTCATTCCTCAAAAAGATGGTATGTAATTCTCTCTCTGTTCCTGCTCTCTTGCCATGTcgatttaatattaaaatgtatGTTTTTAGCAGGACAAACCAGCAAAAAGGAGGTCAAGACCTCGTCCTCTTGAGACCTCTGGTGCTACAATACTCGCCGCGGTTCGCGTCGTTTACACAAGAACCAAGAATCCGAAGAATCCAGCCTCTTTCCTTGTCCAAAAACTCTTCCagctccttctcttcttctcgtCCATGACAAGTCCCTTCCATCGTCACCTTCTCTCCATTCTCTCCGTAGCCGACGATCACATCCTTGCGGCGCAAGACACGGTCCAAACTTACTTCCCTTCTTCCACCTTCGCCTTCCTAAAGATCTCCGAATTGCTGATCGCATCAGAGTCTCTCCCCGAGAAACTCGACGCGGTTCTTGAGAAACTTCCACGTTTGATGAGGAGAGCCGCGTGGCTAGACTGGATGCTGCTTCACGCTATTTATTGCCTTGATTCTCTCGTGAACGTGTTGGAACGATGGAGAGATAAGAACAAGGGGGCGAAGGAGAAAGAGATCACGGTGTATAGGAGTTTTAGCAGAACAGGATCAAACTATGTAGAGGAGGGGAAAAAAGTGACGTACAAGGAGGCGTTACAGAGAGGAAGCAGCGGAGAAGATGGTGGAGGAAGCACCGGTCGTAGCAGCAgcagcggcggcggcggagatCCTATTTTGGAAATGTTTGAGAACGGTTGGATCACGAAGCCCATCAAAAGAAGTAGCAGAAGCGCTGATTCGCTCACTTGCTCTCGTTCTGATTCCTGTGAGACCACTACATGAGTTCTTTTTAagtcttttgtctttttttttctgtagcaATTATAAGGGTGGGTTtcacaacagcaacaacaacaacacaaaccAATAAATATTTGTCCTTGTCGACTTTGGTAACTTTTATGTTCATATCTTTGTAATTATCATATTCCACAATTACAATCTTTGTGTGTTTTGTACAAAACATAGAAACATAATAGGATTTTAAGGATGCTTTGAAGAGGCTTGTGTAGTTATGTTAATATTTGTGTTCCCTAAACATCATCATTAGAAGCTTCTGAGACTTCTTTCTGCCTCTCGAAAGTTCCGTTCACTGAGATTGGCAATAACGATGGTGTCACACCTTCTCGAAGCACCATCGGGATACAACACTCTCTCTCCCATTAAACAGAATCAAAAGGCATGAAACAGCTTGCTCTCTCTCTGTCGTGTCACCCATGTCTAGCACAGTTGCTAGACTGCTGATCATATGCCTTTTGCGAAATCGGGAGAAAATGTGCCCATGCTTTAAATGGACCCAATACTAAGCTCACAAATGAGTTATTGCATCAACAATGGAAAAAGAGACAACAAGTCACTAATATTGAGACTGGGAATCCAAATATTTTTTCGTTCTTTTGTTTGTCGAGGTGGTTACATATAGTTAACGATCATGAGCTATGTAAATGATAGTTAAAAATAACACACGAGACTATTCGGATAACATTGTTTTATACAGCTTAACCTATAAAGAAATCTCTAAATACCTAGAGATTATCGTTGGATTGATTTCGAAACAACATTACTCTCAACGAAAGAAGTGTTATTTATTCATAGGCATAGCCGCATAGCAACGAGAAGAGCAGAATAAGTCTCCACTAGATGTCTTTATATTTACTTTGTATGGACATTAATGCCTTCCGCAAGTTTTGCATATAGTTCGCGTTGGATAAGTGTTTGGAAGATACTGAATCGTTTCCTTGTCACGTGTAACAACAGTTTGTCCGGATTTCATATATGGATCCCTTCCCAATAGACAGTCGACGTGGAGGCTGACTTTACACTCGTTGCATGCATATAATCCTTCCTGTATATGTATATCTTCTTCGCATATTTCGCACCAGTAAAGTTCATCACCATCTGCATCTTCGTTGTAAGAAAAAACGAGCAAATGCTCATCATGCTTGTACCTCGCTTTATGTGGTAGAGTAGcacaaagaaagcaaagaacAAAACGACATTCAATACAATTTAAAGGTTGTTCTTGCCATAAATGACAAATGGAACACAGCCTGCTTGAGTATTCATCACAAGTTATGAACAAGGGATGTGGATGAGAGTGATGATTGAATGGGTCACATATAGAAGCACAAAGCGTGTCTAACTTCCAATCACAGCCCTCGATCGGACACACATACGCGAAACCACATGAGTAACGTCCACATTTCTTACACATGAAGCAACTTGTGGTATAACCGAGCTCTAGAATCAATGGATGAATGTGTAGCATAAACTGTTTGACTCGAAGAATATATGCACATGATTCATGTAAAATGAAATCACAGTATTGCATACAACGATACACATTGCCATCATCAAAGAACGGAATCATGCACGCGTGACAATGCTTGTTTTCGTCATGGAATTGTTTTTCAAGTTTTATTAGATGACAAGGATGGCTCTGATGCAGTATAACTCCATCACCTTTATCTTCAAACAATTTAGTATTTTCATATGTTTCTTCAGGCTCCCCTTCAAGTTCTTTCCCGTCGGACACGTCACGTCGTAGTGCACATCTAGAATGCATTGAATAAACGCATCCTTTCACACAAGAATATTCTCCGTAGTTTATGTCTATCTTTTGATAACAAACTCCACAATCAGCCGACTCCTTGAAAGGGTTACTAGGAGTAAAAGCGAGACGGTGATTGTGACGAGATACCTTTATAAGATATGGTAAGTCGATACACCTTTTATGAACAAAAAAATCACATAGGAGACATGCGTATAATAAGTGGGAATAATCATCATCCACTAATCCACAAACATCACAAGCCAAAGTAGATTTCCTGGGAAAGTAATGGAGGGTATGCTTGTGCCTTTTAGGATTATCTATAGTAAGGGATGTTGGTTTTCTTGAGCAAA
This sequence is a window from Raphanus sativus cultivar WK10039 unplaced genomic scaffold, ASM80110v3 Scaffold3007, whole genome shotgun sequence. Protein-coding genes within it:
- the LOC130506223 gene encoding uncharacterized protein LOC130506223; this encodes MASGPEKKSIKDKPAKRRSRPRPLETSGATILAAVRVVYTRTKNPKNPASFLVQKLFQLLLFFSSMTSPFHRHLLSILSVADDHILAAQDTVQTYFPSSTFAFLKISELLIASESLPEKLDAVLEKLPRLMRRAAWLDWMLLHAIYCLDSLVNVLERWRDKNKGAKEKEITVYRSFSRTGSNYVEEGKKVTYKEALQRGSSGEDGGGSTGRSSSSGGGGDPILEMFENGWITKPIKRSSRSADSLTCSRSDSCETTT
- the LOC130506224 gene encoding uncharacterized protein LOC130506224; its protein translation is MDPLNHVRSCHFLCPKERYEKDKEHTKLAKTKGRSFQFKYRIVKTSCFNENSNNVHSLFHRSKKMDEENKKYYATGCEGCHCKIDTDTYYFCSYCNGAYHKECVESPSIYHSSDHPKHPLQLLWSERYPNPRCFSCQDYTFSCLFYYCLICNFALDVICSRKPTSLTIDNPKRHKHTLHYFPRKSTLACDVCGLVDDDYSHLLYACLLCDFFVHKRCIDLPYLIKVSRHNHRLAFTPSNPFKESADCGVCYQKIDINYGEYSCVKGCVYSMHSRCALRRDVSDGKELEGEPEETYENTKLFEDKGDGVILHQSHPCHLIKLEKQFHDENKHCHACMIPFFDDGNVYRCMQYCDFILHESCAYILRVKQFMLHIHPLILELGYTTSCFMCKKCGRYSCGFAYVCPIEGCDWKLDTLCASICDPFNHHSHPHPLFITCDEYSSRLCSICHLWQEQPLNCIECRFVLCFLCATLPHKARYKHDEHLLVFSYNEDADGDELYWCEICEEDIHIQEGLYACNECKVSLHVDCLLGRDPYMKSGQTVVTRDKETIQYLPNTYPTRTICKTCGRH